From one Cellulosilyticum sp. I15G10I2 genomic stretch:
- a CDS encoding sensor histidine kinase, giving the protein MHSIRKKYRNLKLPSKMVLVYFVFAGIFFGISIVALQVSLDIFADKLYEKSLKELDFYAQNINASLKEVQNSSYELALDTEIQERLSKIAQIENPSWEYSKELTGLRYKLISEYKPGSAIRSIRYTDSYNTTLEIGESSWEIPNDIYEELLGKFHEAKGAFTMYGPTEEYPYLLCGQDILKSLDMSLDNLGTVVLICDIGKIIKKYKENLEAPNANLFVYSENNIIYQDMEEGERPNLPAFQKGQGYQIVQYQGERYFMCFLNSRSTGWMYVNFFPYSDIYGQLLSVRYMMLICFATAFVLILIIMNRVSVAITKPLEQLTESMQIVETGDFQGAKLMLVELERQDEVGLLTREFKVMLDKIDFLIHENYEKQILLKETKYQMLQAQINPHFLYNTLNALHWMVKAERNEDAGKMIVELGMLLRSTFVNAPYALVNEEIRMVKSYIEIQKFRYQNRAEFEVNTEGKLENYMVPRMILQPLVENSIYYGVDNSVKKCLVRLWAVEETDTILFVVEDTGPGMEKEELEKVRNFTVKPRGYGIGIKNIYERLKITYEKFEFSIDSRVGVGTKIQIRIPKVTEKGTEV; this is encoded by the coding sequence TTGCATAGTATAAGGAAAAAATATAGAAACTTAAAGCTGCCCAGTAAAATGGTGCTGGTATACTTTGTCTTTGCAGGCATCTTTTTTGGCATTTCTATCGTTGCGTTACAAGTAAGTTTGGATATCTTTGCGGACAAGCTGTACGAGAAGTCTCTGAAAGAATTGGATTTTTATGCCCAGAACATTAATGCCAGCTTAAAAGAAGTACAAAACAGCAGCTATGAGCTGGCACTGGATACCGAGATACAAGAGCGACTTTCAAAAATAGCGCAAATAGAAAATCCCTCTTGGGAGTACAGTAAGGAGCTGACAGGTCTCCGCTATAAGCTGATATCTGAATATAAACCAGGTTCTGCTATCCGCTCCATACGCTATACAGATAGTTATAATACCACCTTAGAGATAGGGGAATCATCATGGGAAATACCAAATGACATCTATGAGGAACTACTTGGAAAGTTCCATGAAGCAAAAGGTGCCTTTACTATGTATGGCCCCACAGAGGAATATCCTTATTTACTCTGTGGGCAGGACATACTAAAGAGCCTGGACATGAGCCTAGATAATTTGGGAACAGTGGTATTGATCTGTGATATAGGAAAGATTATTAAAAAATATAAAGAAAATCTGGAAGCTCCAAATGCTAATTTGTTTGTTTATTCTGAAAACAATATAATTTATCAAGATATGGAAGAGGGGGAACGACCAAATCTTCCTGCTTTTCAAAAAGGTCAGGGGTATCAAATTGTACAATACCAGGGGGAGCGGTACTTTATGTGCTTTCTTAATTCCAGATCCACAGGCTGGATGTATGTTAATTTCTTTCCATATTCAGATATATATGGACAACTTTTGTCTGTTCGTTACATGATGCTGATATGTTTTGCAACTGCATTTGTGCTGATTCTGATTATTATGAACAGAGTTTCTGTTGCTATTACAAAGCCTTTAGAACAGCTGACCGAATCCATGCAGATTGTGGAGACAGGAGATTTTCAGGGGGCGAAGTTGATGCTGGTGGAACTAGAGAGGCAAGATGAAGTCGGGCTTTTGACACGGGAATTCAAGGTCATGCTGGATAAAATCGACTTTTTGATCCACGAAAATTATGAAAAACAGATATTATTGAAGGAAACTAAATATCAAATGCTTCAAGCCCAGATTAATCCCCACTTTTTGTATAATACCTTAAATGCCCTCCATTGGATGGTTAAAGCAGAGCGCAATGAGGACGCGGGGAAAATGATCGTGGAATTGGGTATGCTGCTGCGATCTACTTTCGTAAATGCCCCTTATGCACTGGTAAATGAGGAAATTCGGATGGTAAAAAGCTATATTGAGATCCAGAAATTCCGCTATCAGAATCGGGCAGAGTTTGAAGTCAATACGGAGGGGAAATTGGAAAATTATATGGTACCCAGGATGATCTTGCAGCCTTTGGTAGAAAACTCTATCTACTATGGAGTGGACAATTCCGTTAAAAAATGCTTAGTTAGATTGTGGGCGGTGGAGGAAACGGATACCATTTTATTCGTAGTGGAGGACACTGGTCCAGGCATGGAAAAAGAGGAGCTCGAAAAGGTTCGAAACTTTACCGTAAAGCCAAGGGGGTATGGCATTGGGATTAAAAATATATATGAGCGTTTGAAAATTACCTATGAAAAATTTGAATTTTCAATAGACAGCCGAGTGGGAGTTGGAACGAAAATACAGATTCGTATTCCAAAAGTCACAGAGAAGGGTACAGAGGTATAA